A single Pirellulales bacterium DNA region contains:
- a CDS encoding preprotein translocase subunit SecA, with product MPHGTSMTVSPMKWRLSRWSKLIPAIGALEPELQALGDEELRKRSLALKYRAKSREPLPKLMPEAYALVREAGRRTLNMRHFDVQLLGGIALHHRAIAEMQTGEGKTLTATLPLYLSALTGEGVHLATVNDYLAKRDADWMRPIYELLGMSIGVIQSQQPQDDRRKAYASDITYGTANEFGFDFLRDRLLLRRIHEGQTDLVAQMLGQGNDAGGEKPVQRQASYVLVDEADSILIDEARTPLIISSLPDEAQRAEAELFKWSAAAVGHFLEDQHYEYDPEKRTVELNAEGRRLVRLLPRSGWVEQVGMLSLYDSIERALKAERAFILDRHYVVRDGEIVIVDEFTGRLAEGRKWRDGLHQAIEAKENVSVTIATGHAARITIQDYFLRYKRLAGMTGTAISSAGELRKIYQVQVVQIPTHRPPIRKRLPSRTFGTEDAKFAAIVEEVREMCDAGRPVLIGTRSIDKSEKLSKLLGGASVPHQVLNARHIAAEADIVTLAGQSGRVTVSTNMAGRGTDIRLGPGIVELGGMHVICTEMHDAARVDRQLIGRCGRQGDPGTYRQYLSLDDDILIMGLGPKRAAKLAELGHRLSENSFDHKSSLFRKAQRRIERRHFRDRKALMYHERERNKIILQMGQDPYLDSPA from the coding sequence ATGCCGCACGGAACGTCGATGACTGTCAGTCCGATGAAATGGCGATTGAGTCGCTGGTCGAAACTAATTCCCGCCATCGGAGCCTTGGAGCCCGAACTGCAAGCGCTCGGCGACGAAGAGCTTCGCAAACGCAGCCTGGCATTGAAGTATCGCGCCAAAAGTCGCGAACCGCTGCCGAAGCTGATGCCGGAAGCCTATGCCCTCGTCCGCGAAGCCGGACGCCGCACGCTGAACATGCGGCACTTCGACGTGCAACTCCTCGGCGGCATTGCCTTACACCATCGGGCCATCGCCGAAATGCAAACCGGCGAAGGCAAGACTCTGACCGCCACGCTGCCGCTGTATCTGTCGGCATTGACCGGCGAGGGGGTTCATTTGGCCACGGTCAACGATTACCTCGCCAAGCGCGACGCCGATTGGATGCGCCCCATCTATGAACTGCTCGGGATGTCGATCGGCGTCATTCAATCGCAACAGCCGCAAGATGATCGTCGCAAAGCCTATGCGTCGGACATCACTTATGGCACGGCCAATGAATTCGGCTTCGATTTTCTCCGCGACCGGTTGCTGCTCCGCCGCATTCACGAAGGTCAGACAGATCTCGTTGCCCAAATGCTCGGGCAGGGAAACGACGCGGGCGGCGAAAAGCCGGTGCAGCGCCAGGCGTCGTACGTGCTCGTCGATGAGGCGGACAGCATCTTGATCGACGAAGCCCGCACGCCGCTGATCATCAGTTCGCTACCCGACGAGGCGCAACGGGCCGAGGCCGAGCTGTTCAAATGGAGTGCCGCCGCCGTCGGTCATTTTCTCGAAGACCAACATTACGAATACGATCCGGAAAAGCGAACGGTCGAACTGAATGCCGAAGGCCGCCGACTCGTGCGGTTGTTGCCGCGGAGCGGCTGGGTCGAGCAAGTCGGCATGTTGTCTCTTTACGACTCGATCGAACGGGCGCTCAAGGCCGAACGGGCTTTTATTCTGGACCGCCACTACGTCGTTCGCGACGGCGAAATTGTCATTGTCGACGAATTTACCGGCCGCTTGGCGGAGGGGAGAAAATGGCGCGACGGCCTCCATCAAGCCATCGAAGCCAAGGAGAACGTGAGCGTGACCATCGCCACTGGGCACGCGGCGCGAATCACGATTCAAGATTACTTCCTGCGATACAAACGGCTGGCTGGAATGACCGGCACGGCGATTAGTTCCGCGGGCGAGCTGCGAAAGATCTATCAAGTTCAAGTCGTGCAGATTCCCACTCATCGGCCGCCGATTCGCAAGCGCCTGCCGTCGCGAACATTCGGCACCGAGGACGCCAAGTTCGCGGCCATTGTCGAGGAAGTGCGCGAGATGTGCGATGCCGGCCGCCCGGTGCTGATCGGGACGCGATCGATCGATAAATCCGAAAAGCTCTCGAAGCTGCTGGGCGGCGCTAGCGTGCCGCATCAAGTCCTGAACGCTCGGCATATTGCGGCCGAGGCCGACATCGTGACCTTGGCTGGGCAATCGGGCCGCGTCACGGTATCGACCAACATGGCCGGCCGCGGAACCGATATCCGACTTGGTCCAGGGATTGTCGAGTTGGGCGGCATGCATGTGATTTGCACCGAGATGCACGATGCCGCCCGCGTCGATCGCCAACTCATTGGTCGCTGTGGCCGGCAAGGCGACCCCGGTACGTATCGACAATATCTTTCGCTCGATGACGACATCCTCATCATGGGCTTAGGGCCAAAGCGGGCTGCGAAGCTGGCCGAATTGGGCCACCGTCTGTCGGAAAACTCGTTTGACCACAAATCGAGCCTGTTCCGCAAAGCTCAACGCCGCATCGAACGCCGACACTTCCGCGACCGCAAGGCATTAATGTATCACGAACGAGAACGCAACAAGATCATCTTACAAATGGGGCAGGATCCGTATCTCGATTCGCCCGCATGA
- a CDS encoding CoA-acylating methylmalonate-semialdehyde dehydrogenase, which yields MDAKCEQPSTDLRDLPDASEVRMLRSGKWQSSSTKRWGNVFNPSTGNVIAQVPFCTAHESIQAIEGAAAALDAWAETPVVERARIMFRYRELLQGNFEGLAALTTREHGKTLAESRASVQRGIEMVEFACGISSLIMGQSLDNIARGVDAETSRHPVGVCVGITPFNFPVMVPLWMFPVALVCGNTFVLKPSEKTPLSAVRLGELLLEAGLPAGVFSIVHGDRECVDALLTHPLVRAISFVGSTQVARHVYETGTSHGKRVQAAGGAKNHLIILPDADVDLAVNAAAASAFGCAGERCMAGSVVVSVDSIAETLVDRLCSKAESMRVGPTDFGAEVDMGPVISPQHRDRVTSYLDVAAEEGAQVALDGRQRRFDGEGFLLGPSIVDRVRPETRLAREEIFGPVLSVVRAADFDAALAVGKNCPFGNGASIFTQSGWAAREFKRRFNAGMIGINVGVPAPMAWFPFTGWNQSFFGDLHLQGTEGIAFYTQQKSVLTRWFKASTDSHHDQVWKV from the coding sequence ATGGATGCTAAGTGCGAACAACCATCCACCGATCTTCGCGACTTGCCTGACGCATCGGAAGTACGGATGCTCCGAAGCGGCAAGTGGCAATCAAGCTCCACGAAGCGTTGGGGAAACGTCTTCAATCCGTCAACGGGCAACGTGATCGCGCAAGTTCCCTTTTGCACCGCCCACGAATCGATTCAGGCGATCGAAGGCGCTGCGGCGGCCCTGGACGCATGGGCCGAGACGCCCGTCGTCGAACGCGCGAGAATCATGTTCCGTTATCGCGAACTGCTGCAAGGAAACTTCGAGGGTTTAGCGGCTTTGACAACTCGGGAGCATGGAAAGACGCTGGCCGAATCGCGGGCCTCCGTTCAACGGGGCATTGAAATGGTCGAGTTTGCCTGCGGCATTTCCAGCCTCATCATGGGGCAAAGCCTGGACAACATTGCACGGGGCGTCGATGCCGAAACCAGCCGGCATCCTGTAGGCGTCTGCGTCGGGATTACTCCGTTCAACTTTCCCGTCATGGTGCCTCTGTGGATGTTTCCCGTTGCTTTGGTCTGCGGAAATACGTTTGTTCTCAAGCCCTCGGAAAAGACTCCCTTGTCGGCAGTGCGATTGGGCGAATTGCTGCTTGAGGCAGGTTTGCCAGCAGGTGTCTTTAGCATCGTCCACGGCGATCGGGAGTGCGTTGACGCGCTGCTCACGCATCCCCTCGTGCGCGCCATTTCCTTTGTCGGCTCAACCCAGGTTGCTCGGCATGTCTACGAAACTGGCACTTCGCACGGTAAACGGGTTCAAGCGGCCGGTGGCGCGAAGAATCACCTGATCATTTTGCCGGACGCAGATGTCGATCTGGCGGTCAACGCAGCCGCGGCATCCGCTTTTGGTTGTGCCGGCGAGCGCTGTATGGCCGGCAGTGTGGTCGTAAGCGTTGACTCGATCGCCGAAACTCTCGTTGACAGGCTCTGCTCAAAGGCCGAAAGCATGCGAGTTGGTCCCACCGACTTTGGCGCGGAAGTCGACATGGGCCCCGTCATTTCGCCGCAGCATCGAGATCGCGTGACCAGCTACCTGGATGTCGCCGCGGAAGAAGGAGCGCAGGTAGCGCTCGACGGACGACAACGACGATTTGACGGCGAAGGCTTTTTGCTGGGGCCGAGTATTGTCGATCGGGTGCGGCCCGAAACGCGATTGGCGCGCGAGGAAATCTTTGGACCCGTGCTCTCCGTCGTTCGCGCAGCCGACTTCGATGCAGCGCTGGCCGTCGGGAAGAATTGCCCGTTCGGCAATGGAGCATCGATCTTCACGCAAAGTGGTTGGGCGGCTCGCGAGTTTAAGCGCCGCTTCAATGCCGGCATGATCGGAATCAACGTGGGTGTTCCCGCGCCCATGGCGTGGTTTCCATTCACCGGCTGGAACCAATCATTTTTTGGCGATCTCCACCTTCAAGGAACCGAAGGAATCGCGTTTTATACCCAACAAAAGTCGGTACTGACTCGCTGGTTCAAGGCATCGACCGATTCCCATCACGACCAGGTATGGAAAGTATAG